The genomic DNA CAAGCAAGGTCGACAGGATACGTACTACTAAGAACGTACGGTGGGCTTTGATGAAAGCGATcagaaatttcattatatttgatatatacttGCTTCTGTGGAAATGTTAAACAGGTTTCCATCAACCTCACGATCGAGCTTTAATCTACATTTCGATGGTAAGATCTGAAAATATCTTACAAAGAACGCTTTTCTAAAGACCATTGTTGATAGAGTAGATAAAACGTTTAGTTAGACAAAAATCTTCATTTAACGGATTTTTTCTGACCAGTTGAACAAACCATTTGATGCTGAATAggcaaatgaatgagaaaattagaGGAAAAGAGCAAACTGTGCTGATCTTATCATACACTTATGCTTAATGGACGAACATCAACTGAACTACAGTGCCTACCACACGGTAAATCTTATCAGGATAGGAATAGTATGTCCAATAACTATCGTTGAAAAAGACCGGTTATCATAGAAAATACAATCAGGTTATTGAGCTTCATACATGCCATTTATTATGCATAGATGGAAAAGGAAACTATATCTGAGGATAATTTTTAAATCTACTCATAAAACTTATTAAACAACATATCCATCATAGAAGAAACGGTCTACCTACATATGATCACAGAGCCTAATTTAGAAGagtttttatatgtgtataatacatatatatatagtagaggaaAAGAGCAAACTGTGCTGATCTTATCATACACTTATGCTTAATGGACGAACATCAACTGAACTACAGTgcctaccacccccccccccccgttaaaTCTTATCAGGATAGGAATAGTATGTCCAATAACTATCGTTGAAAAAGACCGGTTATCATAGAAAATACAATCAGGTTATTGAGCTTCATACATGCCATTTATTATGCATAGATGGAAAAGGAAACTATATCTGAGGATAATTTTTAAATCTACTCATAAAACTTATTAAACAACATATCCATCATAGAAGAAACGGTCTACCTACATATGATCACAGAGCCTAATTTAGAagagttttatatgtgtataatacatatatatatatatatatatatatatatatatatatatatatatatatatatatatatatatatatagggagagagagtatGGTCTAGAAATTGTATATATCCAATTCGTAAGttctgaaaaaaggaaaattattgtttttctatAAGGTTGCCTTTATACTGTGTTACAGTAGAGTCCTCTCTCTATTCGCCGCCAAGGTCCAGTCCGATGTATATCATCCAGACCTTTTTAATCTCGGTGGCATGGTTCTAGTCTGCGCCACCCGAGTTCGAAACCGAATCCGGGTACTGAATGTCCGAATCCGCGTTTGCGTCCGAACGTCGGAATCGTTTCTGAATTTTTTGTGTGCTACATTGCGCTAAACGTCCAGGCCTGAGACTTCTGTTACGACCAAGTATCTACTCAAAGTTATGTGAGTTAACGCAAATAATCGTCTAAATGAATATAACATGTAACTGGTGCTTCAGAAGTCAGGTTTACTTGGGTgcttaaataattatctaaaaaCAAATCTTAGAAATGTTTTCCACTTCACACTTTCACGTGAAGAAAATGTCAACAGAATCACTTCCATCAACACTCCCATCTTTCCAGCACAAAATAGCGGTGTACAGGCGTTTATCTCGCTGAGTGATCGTCATTCATGTTTTTAAAGCAATTATTTCGTGGAAGCCGAAAGCAGCGCGTCAGCCGTCAAGTGACTTCCTGGCGAATTCCTCCCACTACTCCAGGTCCAGGAGTGACTGGGGCCCTGGGGGTTATCCAGAGAACCTGTAGTACCCTGCCACGGTGACGGTCAGGAAAACGCACCAGGAGCCTGCCGACATTCATGAAGGACTCACTTGCCtggtatgtacgtacatacacttaCTTGCCTGGTATGTACGTACATACCATCGCCTTCCTCAAGGTCCTGCTTCCAGGAACTGATTGTAGCTGCCTGGGGCAATACCGGGAGTAAAACGAAGTTAAAGGCTGCCAGGATAACATCTCTCGCTTATTGTATTACGGCAGAAAAACACTCCATATGAGAGACAAGATTTTTACTAAAGTCCGTAGATCAGAGAGGCATTCATTAACGGATATCAAAAGGCCGAAAAACATTCTTAGATTTCACATACAGAGGAGGATACCACTCTAgtaccttttttcatttagaagAAACATTCACGACTCTACTTTCTACTCTGTATGTCTGAAAGCATTCTTTACGTACATATTCCAAAtttcaaaaaagaattttttaagcATACTGTACCGCAGAAacacaataattttcaaaatttatattgAGGAAAATGCTCATTACCGCCATTCATATGACCTGGAAGCATTCTTCGCTTCAATTTACACAACAAATTCGTTCTTTTCTTTACTTCcactaaaattttatttcttatatatatatatatgatatgtgtgttgCTATTTATGCTTATTTTCTCACTTATGCGATTTCTATTGAGGTTAATGGCATTTTTTGCAGATAGtatctttttcttcaaaatttgaatcagtttctttttctcttcaagcAAGATGGATTCAAactcttaataaataaattttttttaaagtatttacgAATAATGCCATTAACTTCAttcgaaatatatacatacatacacacacacacacacacacacacaccacacacacatatatatcttatattttatatatatatatatatatatatatatatatatatatatatatatatatatatatatatatatatatatatacatatatgtatatatacattgttcaggattttaagccagaaccaaggaaaagtaagactTCTCTATACCCAGATTCATTCTCTCTAAACTGCTCTTTGCTCACATGggctgctctggatttactctccacagaGGGCTTTGGATGAAGGTGTGACCTAACCAGGTGAGATTTTAATAGGACGGGGCCATAGCAGCTCTCTTAGAACTTCTTCAGATACTCAGATTTTCTCaggccctgcagactccacttcaccccttctgctcccctggCCCCTCTGGGGGATCGCACAAGTGTTCTTATATCTCAATAGTGCAcggaaatatcagcagataagaagactaccaaatccaggatttccaggtactgtgagatgtaaatttagtgcagtcaaggaatcgttttgcctcttgtctgtatttcattttcattcttccaaggcgacttttccCCCTTCTTTCTTCAGCCtctcactcccccaatcttggttcaatgctgtgattaattcccttgtgatgctagtaaacatcccctagttaattcaagtaacgtaatagtcctttctgtgtaaactcccactCATTTTATGCCCCTTGAGTGGGTTGTAATATTTCATGCTAAGAGCAAGTACGTAGTGTGTAACGTTCCACATGTGTTTctcaccttagtactgatgctagaatgcaatctctttgcagacaaacactgtgcccgattgtgggagaaattgggaactcTTTGGAATAAGGTTTGCTTTGAAATAACCTGTTTAgcgcaaattctgatctccgtgtctggttcatttcccagccatgtgTTTTCAGCTgaccgacaatcaaccacctcattagctCCTAGACCTACccgtaacttaatgtaaatatagttgatttaaaactaaagtccagagtttatgtaaattcctccttttccagtaatattggccttctgacgtagattttttttttttttttttttttttttgtgataactCTCATCCCTCCAGTtaaggccatttttaagagtgttagactacattttcaaggagggaatgAGCAGGCAATGACAAAATGGTGACCATTCCCAGTCTTGTGtgaaaagtaattttcatttccagtcaTAGCGATAGTTAAACTGGTATCACAAAAGAAACTAATCTGGATTCcttttagtacttttttttttttttgagcgtaGCAAAAAACAAGGTTTCCCAATTCCCCACAAAAGCACGTAGGTAAAtcttattttctagttatttgtgcAGAACTAGGTATTCTGTTAGGGgtgtataaaatctgactgccattaagaATAGCAATAGGAAGATATTAAAACCACGTACATGTcgatagattagagagagagaaatttaaccttAAGCTTCTTTTTTTATGTCTATTGCATGAAGCTTATAGGTATTTAGGGAGTAAAtacaaaacgaaaataagtgccatatttcgtgaattaCAAGTGTAAATCAATGACGCGTCATGAAGAGATTTTATATAGCACGTTGTTCATTAtgtctgagctctctctctctctctctctctctctctctctctctctcaggtctagACAGGATAGGAGAATTTAAATCCCTGGTCATGTGTCTAATCAAGCCTTATCCATTGCCCCGTTTATGAACAAAAGGACAGaagagtaaataagtaaaaaagaaaaactaagtgttagcataaattcatttaacgttagaataaggaaaatcaacGGTGAGGGGTTTTTTTTCTGtgcagagagaaataataacgGCAAATACTTATTGCTTTCCACAAAGGGCACATGGTTTTCCCTCTCCCTAAATTCCCCTAATGCGGCCTTGAAAAGCCAGGTGtcatccccccttcccccccccaccccccacccccctctgtCTAGCCAACCTGCGTGGGGGCCAATTCTCAGGGGATTTAATAGGCGGAATTGGAAGGTCTTAGGTTCATGAGAGGAAGCAGGGTTTATAAAAGGTATGATATGGAGTTCTGTGGAATCTGTGATTAAACAGcagtgagagaatttttattctggttcttcctcttccctttagttTTTACGATGCTAGCATAAAAATACGAATTCTGAGCATAGTCAGGCAGGTTGGAAGGTTAAGACAGACAAAGGGTTTgcattgttaaaaagaaaaaacttttttatccCCTTTTCGTCTTCGTCCTCGAGACGATAAGAAACAaccatacatacatttttttattaactgcaTGGACCACtttttttcacgttgagttttccaTGAATGTGTGATAACAAatcctttatttgttgttattttcaacCCAGTTGAACTGGCATTTACAGATCCCATTAAAAAGCAGTAATTGCGTTGAGGTTTCCgtgtttacaaaattcatttgctACACCACGACTTTTCATGTTGAGTTTTGCCTGGATTCGTGGcaagattcgttttttttttttttatttacaggccAGTACTCGCGTTGAGGTTTCCACGTTTACAAAAATGATTGCTAAATCCATTATCAGCGTTGAGTCTTccgccgaactgtaaattacagagattttacgGGGTGAGTTTTCCGCCGTGCTACGCGCCAGTAGTGACTATTTATTTACAGGGATTTTACGGACATATTGCCGAGTATCGGCGTTGAGTATTTCCACTTGTACATAATATAAATCTGCATGACCGTTACAGCTTAGTTGCACTGTTATTTACCGGGATCTAACTTGATTTACAACAGCATTCGCATGAATTTCCGCACCTGCAATACCCATTTACAATTcgtttactattatatatttccACGTTGCCTACATGAGTTTTCTGCACCGGAGTAAATTTTGTTTACAGTCTGTTAGACTACCCTTTCCCACACTAATTGCATGCGGCATTTACAATTTGTTGTACTGTTGTTTCCCACGTCATCTGCTTGAGATTTCCACGCTACATGAAGGACATTCTCGGCATTGAGTATTCCGCATACCCCTGgcaacatttgcagttttgcgaCTGTcttcctattattctcaggctagactactagGGTTCTATCGCTGAGAAGATAGCCATTAACACAGCACTGGAGGAtgctaatgctaaggtcacacattcacatatCAACGCatgcacgcccacgcatgagcggaaattggtagttggcaacagcttacgtcagtaaaccgtaaatgtaaagtaaaccgtaaatgtaacgtaaaacatacgtaaaatcgtatacgtacggtgacgggtcgtccgggctctaagctccgcccactagggcgccgtagcccgctccagttttgaaatgttcaaaacaagtcgtgggtggtcacgccaaatgtcacctaaCGTAGCTCCAGACATtccacgtgggacccacggtgactactgcagggtaAGTGCTAGGGTCagctgcattgttcgccgtcgttatTTTCTTTCTGCCGCGAaggacgtgggcctcctaatttcGCTGTAGCCTACagggaaaccgattcgcacatttacaaccctgtgcgacatggcaacgctgcagcgtggtataaaaggtcaggtcgacactcaatacaacaacaacaaccctcaggtcagctgttgtttccgtctcccgagaccagcagtttcctccaagtactctccacaacgcccttcaagatacCGAACCTcttaaaacgaccaaggaagggaccatcaatgtcacatcttgcaggaccttctttcggccctgagaagactcctacagccactcctgcagacactcaggtcgaggaaatgtcatcttccacctacaggagtcagagttggatgagatacagagtgatgacagcgacacggaggaCGACTGatggacagggagaagtggatattgaacatattctacttcctcaagccacacatcgtccgtcagaagaagctcaagatgttgggactgccaatggtatgtatattataatgtctgacttaaatatacaatattttacagtacatgcagaattctaccaaagtgaatttacaacctggattttcataatgctatatttttacattctctcatacatgttccatcacgtCCGaacttgctttctttgcgcgtacatttgcggcgcaatttacggtgctggctctacgtccgttagcccgtgtcctgtttaccagctgttcaaggtcatttcaccgcgatgatgcccacgatccacatacgtgggcatacgccgtcgtgatacgtgaatgtgtgaccccagcataaggcCTTCACCGAAGCCGGAAGAGTCGTGGGGCTGGAGGGTGAAAATCTGATATATTTGGTGaacaataaaatgagagaaactgCAGAGAGAGCCTACCAGGCAGcctaaagggagaaggagagagaagcataatccataaaggtaaggtagcgaaggaaatttgactgacaatttgcctagtagttcttttttatcttttaaggtcaaccttgttttttcctataaaaacacactaaaaggaatgttaataaaaatagtcccagagaaagcaacaacataatatataaaattccatgtatggactgcccctccttttatgtcAGGCAATCTAGCAAGAGCTTAGAAGTAAGACTCAAACAGcaaaaatattctgtcaaaactgggcaaacatctaatgcaatattcattcatttaagtaaaaacaaccaccagataaattggattggtagttcagtaattgcaagatctaAAGATGTCTTACCCCGAAATCTTATAGAATCTGCCCCTATACAACTTATTtcctattgtaattttaatattagtcgtggcctgtttcatttagacccttgtatttgtaacatgtttaagaatgacctcaaagatacaataaCAGATTTAAATAGGCGATTGTTTAGGGCCCCCCTGAGTAGTCTGGAAAATTTAAGTTTCCCAAGCCACCCTGGGGCCCCCGATGAAAAGTTTAAATTTCCCTTTGCTTGCTAGATTTGATCCTGTCATGAAGCAGCACATTGAGCGTGTTGAGAGTGGCCAGTTCAGTCATTCCAGCTATCTTGGAAATGTCATCCAAAATAAACTTATTGCCTCAATCAGTGGGAAAATAATGGACACAGTGGTGACTGAGATTAAACAGTTCAAATATTATTCAGTCATTTTGGACTGTACTCCCGATGTAAGCCACCAAGAACAGATGTCAGTCACCATAAGGACTGTTAAAATGGACAAAGCACCAGAAATCAAAGAACATTTTACGGGATTTCTTATAGCTTCTGAAACAACAGGTCTTGGTTTGTCACAATTGATTTTGAAGACCCTAATGGAGTTGAATATTCCCTTTGATGATTGCAAAGGACAATCATATGATAATGGTGCCAACACGAAAGGGAGGAACAAAGAAGTTCCAGCCAGACTTCTGGATAAGAACCCTCGTGCACTGCACTTTATGTTCCATGGGGTGTACATTCCCTAACCTGATGCAGCAACAGCTTCAACAGATGCCATCAGCAATTTCAGCAATGTACAGAAACTGTACAGCCTTTTTTCAGCATCACCACAAAGATGGACAATCCTAAGGGAACATGTCACCTACCTACCCATCTATCTAGGGCCCCCCAAACAGCATCTTGCTTAGGGCCCCCACAAAGCTAGAAACGGCCCtgatacaaattagttgccttatagatattttctttgaatatgtatgtttaatatgttttgtaaatAGGATTTTGTTAACCGAAAGTTTGAATGTGGTTAGTTGCTGCCCtgtataacctttaattgtcttaTCCCTGTGTCTGaccagttggacttaatctttttgtaaacttctgaaattgtacccatatttatgttctttgggaaggttactaattctccaggtgtgttggattctaggtactaatctccttataatccctatatgtcacttatacgacccttccttgtcctcttagTTTCTCATGCTTGTCagtctactaagtaaaggacgttgagtcgaaagatcttgcagttacgccagtgtttcactttccttcgtggcttatacctttatttatgcatttatcacgttccaaactttcgtgattcagttatatatatatatatat from Macrobrachium nipponense isolate FS-2020 chromosome 22, ASM1510439v2, whole genome shotgun sequence includes the following:
- the LOC135198242 gene encoding zinc finger MYM-type protein 1-like, whose protein sequence is MKSLNFPLLARFDPVMKQHIERVESGQFSHSSYLGNVIQNKLIASISGKIMDTVVTEIKQFKYYSVILDCTPDVSHQEQMSVTIRTVKMDKAPEIKEHFTGFLIASETTGLGLSQLILKTLMELNIPFDDCKGQSYDNGANTKGRNKEVPARLLDKNPRALHFMFHGVYIP